Proteins from a single region of Acidimicrobiales bacterium:
- the purL gene encoding phosphoribosylformylglycinamidine synthase subunit PurL: MDAEPLHRALGLTDDEADAVTRLLGRAPNPLELAMYAVMWSEHCSYKSSRAHLGRLPSEGAHVLVGPGENAGVVDVGDGIAAALRIESHNHPSAIEPYQGAATGVGGILRDVFTMGARPIALLDPLRFGPLDDARSRWVAEGVVSGVSGYGNAVGVPTVGGEVVFDPTYRGNPLVNVLCLGLLPVDRLVLGRAVGEGNLAVLLGSSTGRDGIGGVSVLASASFEEGAEDRRPSVQVGDPFEEKRLIEACLTLLDAGLVVGIQDLGGAGLTCATSETASRGGTGMDVFAGAVPCREPGMTPVEVMTSESQERMLAIVAPADLDEVLAICRRWEVRATVVGRVTGSGRLRVLDADGGEVLADVPASTLHEDAPRYDRPRRRPADLDGRLADDPARLPAGDPGADLLAMLCDTSWVWSQYDHQLFLNTVEGPGGDAAVLRLKHPATGQDTGRALAVTTDGNHRWCSLDPRAGTAAVVAEATLNLACVGARPVALVDCLNFGDPGHPEVMWQLSEAIDGMADSCLALGLPVVGGNVSLYNATDGADIDPTPVVGVLGVVDRLAGRPPGVGLVDGGRLLLLGEPPAALGGSRWAWDVRGHRGGRPPAVDLAAHDRLLALVRRLVADGLAAGVHDCSDGGLGLALAEMAVRSGVGFRVAGVDGHHALFAESPSAAVVCAEPAAAQAVFRAAAEAGVPSAFLGGSGGDRLVVDGVLDVALADAVAAWRRRLPDALGAAQGRR, from the coding sequence ATGGACGCCGAGCCGCTCCACCGCGCCCTCGGGCTGACCGACGACGAGGCCGACGCCGTCACCCGCCTCCTCGGCCGGGCCCCGAACCCGCTCGAGCTCGCCATGTACGCCGTGATGTGGAGCGAGCACTGCTCCTACAAGTCGTCGAGGGCCCACCTCGGGCGCCTGCCGAGCGAGGGCGCCCACGTGCTCGTCGGCCCGGGCGAGAACGCCGGGGTGGTCGACGTGGGCGACGGCATCGCCGCCGCCCTGCGCATCGAGAGCCACAACCACCCGTCGGCCATCGAGCCCTACCAGGGCGCGGCCACCGGGGTCGGCGGCATCCTGCGCGACGTCTTCACGATGGGCGCCCGCCCGATCGCCCTGCTCGACCCGCTGCGCTTCGGCCCGCTCGACGACGCCCGCAGCCGGTGGGTCGCCGAGGGCGTCGTGAGCGGCGTGTCCGGCTACGGCAACGCCGTCGGCGTGCCGACCGTGGGCGGCGAGGTCGTGTTCGACCCGACCTATCGCGGCAACCCGCTCGTCAACGTGCTGTGCCTCGGCCTGCTGCCGGTCGACCGCCTCGTGCTCGGCCGGGCCGTCGGCGAGGGCAACCTGGCCGTGCTGCTCGGCTCGTCCACCGGGCGGGACGGCATCGGCGGGGTCAGCGTGCTGGCGTCGGCCAGCTTCGAGGAGGGCGCCGAGGACCGGCGGCCGAGCGTGCAGGTGGGCGACCCGTTCGAGGAGAAGCGCCTGATCGAGGCGTGCCTCACCCTGCTCGACGCCGGCCTCGTCGTCGGCATCCAGGACCTCGGCGGCGCCGGGCTCACGTGCGCCACGAGCGAGACGGCGTCGAGGGGCGGCACCGGGATGGACGTCTTCGCCGGGGCGGTGCCGTGCCGGGAGCCGGGGATGACGCCGGTCGAGGTGATGACGAGCGAGTCCCAGGAGCGGATGCTCGCCATCGTGGCGCCGGCCGACCTCGACGAGGTGCTGGCCATCTGCCGGCGCTGGGAGGTGCGGGCCACGGTCGTCGGGCGGGTGACGGGGTCGGGCCGGCTGCGGGTACTCGACGCCGACGGCGGCGAGGTGCTGGCCGACGTGCCGGCGTCGACCCTCCACGAGGACGCCCCCCGCTACGACCGGCCCCGGCGCCGGCCCGCCGACCTCGACGGGCGGCTGGCCGACGACCCGGCCCGGCTGCCGGCCGGCGACCCGGGGGCCGACCTGCTGGCCATGCTGTGCGACACGTCGTGGGTGTGGTCCCAGTACGACCACCAGCTGTTCCTGAACACCGTCGAGGGGCCGGGCGGCGACGCCGCCGTCCTGCGCCTGAAGCACCCGGCCACCGGCCAGGACACCGGCCGGGCCCTCGCCGTGACCACCGACGGGAACCACCGCTGGTGCTCGCTCGACCCGAGGGCGGGCACCGCCGCCGTCGTGGCCGAGGCGACCCTGAACCTGGCCTGCGTGGGCGCCCGCCCGGTCGCGCTCGTCGACTGCCTGAACTTCGGCGACCCCGGCCACCCGGAGGTGATGTGGCAGCTGTCCGAGGCCATCGACGGGATGGCCGACTCCTGCCTCGCCCTCGGCCTGCCCGTCGTCGGCGGCAACGTCAGCCTCTACAACGCCACCGACGGCGCCGACATCGACCCCACGCCGGTGGTCGGCGTGCTCGGCGTGGTCGACCGGCTGGCGGGGCGCCCGCCCGGCGTCGGCCTGGTCGACGGGGGGCGCCTGCTCCTGCTCGGCGAGCCGCCCGCCGCCCTCGGCGGGTCACGGTGGGCCTGGGACGTCCGCGGCCACCGGGGCGGGCGCCCCCCGGCCGTCGACCTCGCCGCCCACGACCGCCTGCTCGCCCTCGTCCGCCGGCTGGTGGCCGACGGCCTCGCCGCCGGCGTGCACGACTGCTCGGACGGCGGCCTCGGGCTGGCGCTCGCCGAGATGGCGGTCCGGTCCGGGGTCGGGTTCCGGGTCGCCGGCGTGGACGGGCACCACGCCCTGTTCGCCGAGTCGCCGTCGGCCGCCGTCGTGTGCGCCGAGCCGGCGGCCGCCCAGGCCGTGTTCCGGGCCGCGGCCGAGGCCGGCGTGCCGAGCGCGTTCCTCGGCGGTTCGGGCGGCGACCGGCTGGTGGTCGACGGCGTGCTCGACGTGGCGCTGGCCGACGCCGTCGCCGCCTGGCGCCGCCGCCTCCCCGACGCGCTGGGCGCCGCTCAGGGCCGCCGGTAG
- a CDS encoding 2-phosphosulfolactate phosphatase: protein MSDDPFGQAGFQCRLEWGLDGLRRLAAVADVVVVVDVLRFTTCVDVVVSRGGSVVPHRWTGPSDSPATADLSPVALSRVRRGDVVELPSPNGATLSIEGTAWGAAVLAGCLRNASAVGRAAARLAGDGVVAVVPAGERWGEPPGRLRVAVEDLLGAGAVLVAAARESCSPEARAAMETFGSAAGDLDGWLGACGSGRELVARGLGADVEMAARLDVSEAVPVLRDTAFVPLQ, encoded by the coding sequence ATGAGCGACGACCCGTTCGGCCAGGCCGGCTTCCAGTGCCGGCTGGAGTGGGGCCTCGACGGCCTCCGCCGGCTGGCCGCCGTGGCCGACGTGGTCGTCGTCGTCGACGTCCTGCGCTTCACGACCTGCGTGGACGTGGTCGTGAGCCGGGGCGGCTCGGTGGTGCCCCATCGCTGGACGGGCCCGTCCGACTCCCCGGCGACGGCCGACCTGTCGCCGGTCGCTCTGTCCCGGGTGCGGCGGGGCGACGTCGTCGAGCTGCCGTCGCCGAACGGCGCCACCCTGTCGATCGAGGGCACGGCGTGGGGGGCGGCCGTGCTGGCCGGCTGCCTGCGCAACGCCTCGGCCGTCGGGCGGGCGGCGGCCCGGCTGGCCGGCGACGGGGTGGTCGCCGTCGTGCCCGCCGGCGAGCGGTGGGGCGAGCCGCCCGGCCGCCTGCGCGTCGCCGTCGAGGACCTGCTGGGCGCGGGCGCCGTCCTCGTCGCGGCCGCCAGGGAGAGCTGCTCGCCCGAGGCCAGGGCGGCCATGGAGACGTTCGGGTCGGCGGCCGGCGACCTCGACGGCTGGCTCGGCGCCTGCGGCTCGGGGCGCGAGCTCGTGGCCAGGGGGCTCGGGGCCGACGTGGAGATGGCGGCCCGGCTCGACGTGAGCGAGGCCGTCCCGGTCCTCCGGGACACCGCCTTCGTCCCCCTACAGTGA
- the purS gene encoding phosphoribosylformylglycinamidine synthase subunit PurS — protein MTYAVLVEVWLRPGIADPQGATIERALPALGFENVGSVRTGKCVRLEVEAPDEATAVATVEDLCARFLANPVMEDTVVRVLHEVPR, from the coding sequence GTGACCTACGCCGTGCTCGTCGAGGTGTGGCTGCGGCCGGGGATCGCCGACCCGCAGGGCGCCACCATCGAACGGGCCCTGCCGGCCCTCGGCTTCGAGAACGTGGGGTCGGTGCGCACCGGCAAGTGCGTGCGGCTCGAGGTCGAGGCGCCGGACGAGGCGACGGCGGTGGCCACCGTCGAGGACCTGTGCGCCCGCTTCCTCGCCAACCCGGTCATGGAGGACACGGTCGTGCGCGTGCTCCACGAGGTGCCCCGGTGA
- a CDS encoding pyridoxamine 5'-phosphate oxidase family protein, giving the protein MTDRTRLRRLPDRGSYDREVAYRILDEGLVCHVGIVQDGQPFVVPTGYARMGDHLVVHGSVASRLMRALRAGTPACVTVTLTDGLVLAKSAFHSSMNYRSVVVLGQATEVTDPAEKRRALDVLVEHMAPGRTAEARGPNDVELRQTIVVTVPLEEVSVKQRVGGPKDDEEDLALPVWAGVVPFRVAAGTPEPAEGAPAYATDYRRP; this is encoded by the coding sequence GTGACGGACCGCACCCGCCTGCGGCGCCTCCCCGACCGCGGCTCCTACGACCGCGAGGTGGCCTACCGGATCCTCGACGAGGGCCTCGTCTGCCACGTCGGCATCGTCCAGGACGGCCAGCCCTTCGTCGTGCCCACCGGGTACGCCCGCATGGGCGACCACCTCGTCGTCCACGGGTCCGTCGCCAGCCGCCTCATGCGGGCGCTGCGGGCGGGGACCCCGGCGTGCGTGACCGTGACCCTCACCGACGGGCTCGTGCTCGCCAAGTCGGCGTTCCACTCGTCGATGAACTACCGCTCGGTCGTCGTCCTCGGGCAGGCCACCGAGGTGACCGACCCGGCGGAGAAGCGGCGGGCCCTCGACGTGCTGGTCGAGCACATGGCGCCCGGCCGCACGGCCGAGGCGAGGGGCCCGAACGACGTCGAGCTCCGCCAGACGATCGTCGTCACCGTGCCCCTCGAGGAGGTCTCGGTGAAGCAGCGGGTGGGCGGCCCGAAGGACGACGAGGAGGACCTGGCGCTCCCGGTGTGGGCCGGCGTGGTGCCGTTCCGCGTGGCCGCCGGCACGCCCGAGCCGGCCGAGGGCGCGCCGGCCTACGCCACCGACTACCGGCGGCCCTGA
- a CDS encoding phosphoribosylaminoimidazolesuccinocarboxamide synthase, whose product MTLNLPRVHTGKVRDVYDAGDGRLLMVTSDRISAFDVVMAEPIPDKGRVLTAMSAFWFEHLADVAPSHLLSTDLDDLPDEARRPELAGRAMLCRRAEMLPIECIVRGYLSGSAWKEYRTSGTMHGTALPTGLREAERLPEPVFTPSTKADVGHDENISFEAAVDLVGEELATRARDVSLELYRRGAEWAAERGIIVADTKFELGLVDGELVVADEVLTPDSSRFWPADRWSPGATPPSFDKQPLRDHLDGLDWDKAPPPPPLPPEVVDATRARYVAAYELVTGRSFADWPGAGTG is encoded by the coding sequence GTGACCCTGAACCTCCCGCGCGTGCACACCGGCAAGGTCCGCGACGTCTACGACGCCGGCGACGGCCGCCTGCTGATGGTCACCTCGGACCGCATCTCGGCCTTCGACGTCGTCATGGCCGAGCCCATCCCCGACAAGGGGCGGGTCCTCACCGCCATGTCGGCGTTCTGGTTCGAGCACCTGGCCGACGTGGCCCCGTCGCACCTCCTGTCGACCGACCTCGACGACCTGCCCGATGAGGCCAGGCGCCCCGAGCTCGCCGGCCGGGCGATGCTGTGCCGCCGGGCCGAGATGCTGCCGATCGAGTGCATCGTGCGCGGGTACCTGTCCGGCTCGGCCTGGAAGGAGTACCGCACCAGCGGGACCATGCACGGCACGGCGCTGCCGACCGGCCTGCGGGAGGCCGAGCGCCTGCCCGAGCCGGTGTTCACGCCGTCCACCAAGGCCGACGTCGGCCACGACGAGAACATCTCCTTCGAGGCGGCCGTCGACCTCGTGGGCGAGGAGCTCGCCACCCGGGCCCGCGACGTGAGCCTCGAGCTGTACCGGCGGGGCGCCGAGTGGGCGGCCGAGCGGGGCATCATCGTCGCCGACACGAAGTTCGAGCTCGGCCTGGTGGACGGCGAGCTGGTGGTGGCCGACGAGGTCCTCACCCCCGACTCGTCCCGGTTCTGGCCGGCCGACCGGTGGTCGCCGGGCGCCACCCCGCCGTCGTTCGACAAGCAGCCGCTCCGCGACCACCTCGACGGGCTCGACTGGGACAAGGCCCCGCCCCCGCCGCCGCTGCCGCCCGAGGTGGTCGACGCCACGAGGGCCCGCTACGTCGCCGCCTACGAGCTCGTCACCGGCCGGTCCTTCGCCGACTGGCCCGGCGCCGGGACCGGATGA
- the purB gene encoding adenylosuccinate lyase: protein MSAKPVVPDVLAARYASAEMADLWSPRTKVVLERRLWVAVLEAQRDLGVPVPDGVVEAYRAAVDDVDLDRIEERERVTRHDVKARLDEFSALAGAEHAHKGLTSRDVTENVEQHQVRRSLELVRDRMVAALARLAERAEEHEATVIAARTHNVPAQPTTLGKRFANAGEELLQALARVEDLLGRYPLRGVKGPVGTARDQLDLLGDPERVAALDRAVADHLGFDRVLDNVGQVYPRSLDLDVVAALVQAASGPASLALTVRLMAGHELVTEGFAAGQVGSSAMPHKMNTRSCERIGALTAVLGGHLAMVTAIAGGQWNEGDVSDSVVRRVALPGAFFAADGVFQTFLHVLADLGAFPAVIEAELRRELPFLSTTAVLVEAVRAGMGREAAHEAIRRHAVAAALARRSGDEAGADLFARLAADPDLPVDAGALEKLVADPLAFVGEAPRQVRAFTDAVAAVVARHPDAADYTPEPIL from the coding sequence GTGAGCGCGAAGCCGGTCGTCCCCGACGTCCTGGCCGCCCGCTACGCCAGCGCCGAGATGGCCGACCTGTGGTCGCCGCGCACCAAGGTCGTGCTCGAGCGCCGGCTCTGGGTCGCCGTGCTCGAGGCCCAGCGCGACCTCGGCGTGCCGGTGCCCGACGGCGTCGTGGAGGCCTACCGGGCGGCGGTCGACGACGTCGACCTCGACCGCATCGAGGAGCGCGAGCGGGTCACCCGCCACGACGTGAAGGCCCGCCTCGACGAGTTCTCCGCCCTGGCCGGCGCCGAGCACGCCCACAAGGGGCTGACCTCCCGCGACGTCACCGAGAACGTGGAGCAGCACCAGGTGCGCCGCTCGCTCGAGCTGGTGCGGGACCGGATGGTGGCCGCCCTCGCCCGGCTGGCCGAGCGGGCCGAGGAGCACGAGGCGACCGTCATCGCGGCGAGGACCCACAACGTGCCGGCCCAGCCGACCACGCTCGGCAAGCGCTTCGCCAACGCCGGCGAGGAGCTGCTCCAGGCCCTCGCCCGGGTCGAGGACCTGCTCGGCCGCTACCCGCTGCGGGGGGTCAAGGGCCCGGTGGGCACGGCCCGGGACCAGCTCGACCTGCTGGGCGACCCCGAGCGGGTGGCCGCCCTCGACCGGGCCGTCGCCGACCACCTCGGCTTCGACCGCGTGCTCGACAACGTCGGCCAGGTCTACCCCCGGTCCCTCGACCTCGACGTGGTCGCCGCCCTCGTGCAGGCCGCGTCCGGCCCGGCCAGCCTCGCGCTCACCGTCCGGCTGATGGCCGGCCACGAGCTCGTCACCGAGGGCTTCGCCGCCGGGCAGGTCGGCTCGTCGGCCATGCCCCACAAGATGAACACGCGGTCCTGCGAGCGCATCGGCGCGCTCACCGCCGTCCTCGGCGGCCACCTGGCCATGGTCACGGCGATCGCCGGCGGGCAGTGGAACGAGGGCGACGTGAGCGACTCGGTCGTGCGCCGGGTGGCCCTGCCCGGAGCGTTCTTCGCCGCCGACGGCGTGTTCCAGACGTTCCTCCACGTGCTGGCCGACCTCGGCGCCTTCCCCGCCGTCATCGAGGCCGAGCTGCGCCGGGAGCTGCCGTTCCTGTCCACGACCGCCGTGCTCGTCGAGGCCGTGCGGGCCGGCATGGGGCGGGAGGCGGCGCACGAGGCCATCCGCCGCCACGCCGTGGCCGCCGCCCTCGCCCGCCGCTCGGGCGACGAGGCCGGCGCCGACCTGTTCGCCCGCCTCGCCGCCGACCCCGACCTGCCCGTCGACGCCGGCGCCCTGGAGAAGCTGGTGGCCGACCCGCTGGCCTTCGTCGGCGAGGCGCCCCGCCAGGTGCGGGCCTTCACCGACGCCGTCGCCGCCGTCGTCGCCCGCCATCCCGATGCCGCCGACTACACCCCGGAGCCCATCCTGTGA
- the purQ gene encoding phosphoribosylformylglycinamidine synthase subunit PurQ: MSATVGIVLFPGTNCEQDVAEAVERLGGTARMVWHGDRSVAGVDALVLPGGFAHGDYLRPGAIARLSPVMAAVEAFAAEGGPVVGICNGFQVLTEAGLLPGALQKNRGLKFLCTTVRVRVETQRSVLTSAVEEGTVLRLPINHFEGNYTCDDETVRRLRDEGRVVLRYVDNPNGSVDDIAAICSEGGNVVGLMPHPERASMPLLGSEDGVPLLSSLLAAAVPA; the protein is encoded by the coding sequence GTGAGCGCCACCGTCGGCATCGTGCTGTTCCCGGGCACCAACTGCGAGCAGGACGTGGCCGAGGCCGTCGAGCGGCTGGGCGGCACGGCGAGGATGGTGTGGCACGGTGACCGCTCGGTGGCCGGGGTCGACGCCCTCGTGCTGCCCGGCGGGTTCGCGCACGGGGACTACCTGCGGCCCGGGGCGATCGCCCGCCTGTCGCCGGTGATGGCCGCCGTGGAGGCGTTCGCGGCCGAGGGCGGCCCGGTCGTCGGCATCTGCAACGGCTTCCAGGTCCTCACCGAAGCGGGCCTGCTGCCCGGTGCGTTGCAGAAGAATCGCGGCCTGAAATTCCTCTGCACCACCGTGCGGGTCCGGGTGGAGACGCAGCGTTCCGTGCTCACGTCGGCCGTCGAGGAGGGCACCGTCCTGCGCCTCCCGATCAACCACTTCGAGGGCAACTACACCTGTGACGACGAGACCGTGCGGCGCCTGCGCGACGAGGGACGGGTCGTGCTCCGCTACGTCGACAATCCCAACGGATCCGTCGACGACATCGCGGCAATCTGCTCCGAAGGCGGCAACGTGGTCGGTCTGATGCCTCACCCGGAACGGGCGTCGATGCCGCTGCTCGGCTCGGAGGACGGCGTGCCGCTCCTGTCGAGCCTGCTGGCCGCGGCCGTGCCCGCCTAG